A region from the Musa acuminata AAA Group cultivar baxijiao chromosome BXJ1-10, Cavendish_Baxijiao_AAA, whole genome shotgun sequence genome encodes:
- the LOC104000743 gene encoding CAAX prenyl protease 2 isoform X2: MLSLFPSIAMVSSYSSSTLEEPRICDPSAMEAAARVSGTVAVAACAAMAFFYVAILYSPTLILRLPPPASLDSFMIRRFACAAVSSAASVLACGLLLGLGKLDDLPSILGVLGIRRDHLWQAVAFPLLLTSFLYAGSFVSRSWKLISASIERSENSYGEDGICGQGCTDWVCAYARDVMAWRNYVVAPFTEELVFRACMIPLLLCGGFGTSSIIFFSPVFFSLAHLNHFLELYYQQRYRFMKAFLIVGFQLGYTVIFGWYVSFLFIQTGNLISPIVAHVFCNVMGLPLLSSPRTKATRPGLYNDMREGCSCWHRYCSWS, from the exons ATGTTGTCCTTGTTCCCATCGATCGCCATGGTTTCCTCCTACTCCTCATCGACGTTGGAAGAGCCCCGGATCTGCGATCCCTCGGCGATGGAGGCGGCGGCCCGGGTTTCGGGGACGGTGGCGGTGGCCGCATGTGCGGCCATGGCGTTCTTCTACGTCGCGATCCTCTACTCCCCGACCCTGATCCTTCGCCTCCCTCCACCGGCATCGCTCGATAGCTTCATGATCCGGCGGTTCGCCTGCGCGGCTGTCTCCTCCGCCGCCTCTGTGCTTGCCTGCGGCCTCCTCCTCGGA CTCGGGAAACTCGACGATTTGCCATCTATCCTCGGTGTTCTAGGTATCAGGAGAGATCACTTG TGGCAAGCTGTGGCCTTTCCTCTGCTACTGACATCCTTCCTGTATGCCGGGTCATTCGTGTCGAGGTCATGGAAGCTGATTAGTGCATCAATAGAAAGGAGCGAAAATTCTTACGGGGAAGATGGAATCTGTGGACAAGGGTGTACAGATTGGGTGTGTGCATATGCCCGGGATGTGATGGCTTGGCGTAATTATGTGGTG GCACCATTTACTGAAGAGCTTGTTTTCAGGGCCTGTATGATACCACTGCTCCTTTGTGGAGGATTTGGAACTAGCAGTATCATATTTTTCAGTCCGGTTTTCTTCAGTTTAG CACACTTAAATCATTTTTTGGAGCTCTACTACCAGCAAAGATACAGATTTATGAAGGCTTTCCTGATTGTAG GCTTCCAGCTTGGTTATACTGTGATATTTGGGTGGTATGTGTCTTTTCTCTTCATTCAAACAG GGAACTTAATATCTCCTATTGTGGCCCATGTTTTTTGTAATGTGATGGGTCTGCCATTGTTGTCATCTCCAAGGACAAAAG